The Primulina huaijiensis isolate GDHJ02 chromosome 12, ASM1229523v2, whole genome shotgun sequence genome has a window encoding:
- the LOC140990235 gene encoding uncharacterized protein isoform X1 — MIHEVDNSLSFGDTFLLFQPLLKAANQWFLIPPQKILLLKFWLGFKISRKGGDAEQVPTKIFSSLFQKFSSFLFSRNAVRVSFYPKMKSLSGVGLGLSLVFGCLLVALAGELYYLLWWKKRRICEKTNGNGDQIPPRKNYSYMLCCWIKATQELCSSSILVHEPQANPSKDFVGFTPFGEGSLENFSGPPRFLFTIAEETKEDLESEDGIIRNSKNSTSRASLGDFLHILETPFLTPVASSPYFTPPLTPSNSYDKQNFGPFFESKSDAAFNKLRSSPPPKFKFLRDAEEKLVRRGKLLEEIEKGVLRKDHQSVSSSSICHKDEENGSFITIIVANGQEEDISKHIDQDKQEMGRHNNSKQG, encoded by the coding sequence ATGATTCATGAAGTTGATAATTCTCTCTCTTTTGGTGACACTTTCTTGCTTTTTCAGCCATTGTTAAAAGCTGCAAATCAGTGGTTCTTGATTCCACCTCAGAAGATTTTACTCCTCAAGTTTTGGCTTGGATTCAAGATTTCAAGAAAAGGGGGTGATGCAGAACAAGTTCCAACTAAAATTTTCTCTTCCCTTTTCCAAAAGTTcagttcttttcttttttcaagaaatgctgtAAGAGTTTCATTTTATCCGAAGATGAAATCCTTGAGTGGAGTGGGGCTTGGTTTGAGCCTGGTTTTTGGGTGTCTTTTAGTTGCTTTAGCGGGGGAGCTCTACTATCTCCTATGGTGGAAAAAGAGGAGGATTTGCGAGAAAACCAATGGAAACGGTGACCAAATCCCACCAAGAAAAAACTACTCCTACATGCTTTGCTGTTGGATCAAGGCAACTCAAGAATTGTGCTCTTCTTCCATTCTTGTGCACGAGCCACAAGCAAATCCAAGCAAAGATTTCGTGGGGTTCACCCCTTTTGGTGAAGGAAGCTTGGAGAATTTCTCTGGCCCACCGAGATTTCTCTTCACAATCGCAGAAGAAACGAAAGAAGATTTGGaatcagaagatgggatcatcAGGAACAGCAAGAATTCCACAAGTAGAGCGAGTTTGGGCGATTTCCTTCACATCTTGGAGACCCCATTCTTGACCCCTGTTGCCTCTTCACCCTACTTCACCCCTCCTTTGACCCCATCAAACAGTTACGATAAGCAAAATTTTGGGCCATTCTTCGAGTCGAAAAGTGATGCAGCGTTCAACAAGTTGAGGTCTTCTCCACCTCCCAAGTTCAAGTTCTTGAGGGATGCCGAGGAAAAACTGGTTCGTAGAGGCAAATTGTTGGAAGAAATCGAAAAGGGTGTGCTACGAAAAGATCACCAGTCTGTTAGTTCATCATCGATATGCCACAAAGACGAGGAAAATGGATCATTCATCACTATAATTGTTGCTAATGGCCAAGAAGAAGATATTAGCAAGCATATTGATCAAGATAAGCAAGAAATGggcagacacaacaacagcaaGCAGGGCTAG
- the LOC140990235 gene encoding uncharacterized protein isoform X2, with product MKSLSGVGLGLSLVFGCLLVALAGELYYLLWWKKRRICEKTNGNGDQIPPRKNYSYMLCCWIKATQELCSSSILVHEPQANPSKDFVGFTPFGEGSLENFSGPPRFLFTIAEETKEDLESEDGIIRNSKNSTSRASLGDFLHILETPFLTPVASSPYFTPPLTPSNSYDKQNFGPFFESKSDAAFNKLRSSPPPKFKFLRDAEEKLVRRGKLLEEIEKGVLRKDHQSVSSSSICHKDEENGSFITIIVANGQEEDISKHIDQDKQEMGRHNNSKQG from the coding sequence ATGAAATCCTTGAGTGGAGTGGGGCTTGGTTTGAGCCTGGTTTTTGGGTGTCTTTTAGTTGCTTTAGCGGGGGAGCTCTACTATCTCCTATGGTGGAAAAAGAGGAGGATTTGCGAGAAAACCAATGGAAACGGTGACCAAATCCCACCAAGAAAAAACTACTCCTACATGCTTTGCTGTTGGATCAAGGCAACTCAAGAATTGTGCTCTTCTTCCATTCTTGTGCACGAGCCACAAGCAAATCCAAGCAAAGATTTCGTGGGGTTCACCCCTTTTGGTGAAGGAAGCTTGGAGAATTTCTCTGGCCCACCGAGATTTCTCTTCACAATCGCAGAAGAAACGAAAGAAGATTTGGaatcagaagatgggatcatcAGGAACAGCAAGAATTCCACAAGTAGAGCGAGTTTGGGCGATTTCCTTCACATCTTGGAGACCCCATTCTTGACCCCTGTTGCCTCTTCACCCTACTTCACCCCTCCTTTGACCCCATCAAACAGTTACGATAAGCAAAATTTTGGGCCATTCTTCGAGTCGAAAAGTGATGCAGCGTTCAACAAGTTGAGGTCTTCTCCACCTCCCAAGTTCAAGTTCTTGAGGGATGCCGAGGAAAAACTGGTTCGTAGAGGCAAATTGTTGGAAGAAATCGAAAAGGGTGTGCTACGAAAAGATCACCAGTCTGTTAGTTCATCATCGATATGCCACAAAGACGAGGAAAATGGATCATTCATCACTATAATTGTTGCTAATGGCCAAGAAGAAGATATTAGCAAGCATATTGATCAAGATAAGCAAGAAATGggcagacacaacaacagcaaGCAGGGCTAG